A window of Gadus chalcogrammus isolate NIFS_2021 chromosome 16, NIFS_Gcha_1.0, whole genome shotgun sequence contains these coding sequences:
- the spa17 gene encoding sperm surface protein Sp17, which produces MAVPFSNTHLRVPRGFGSILEGLAREVLRNQPEDIPTYALLYFEGLLKEREESGLDPAEWAAKIEDRFYNNHSFKAIPPATDVTSNTEERSKTENQESVQVASPHTRHPDGFTEYVQEESDDRGTVEKVKTEEELSPEESDDILQVAGVSSEDCGREKEDEEQTLFTAYDKVDQELIESDIQFSTDKDISQSELDNTSLLLSRGDSMRDVCADELQTIEHGEKPPIQEQENNLSGDEIRDTSDIDQSADAGNVRQEFPYSGLADVDVCAEELQQTDKANVVDDYHKAPSTKEEDLPGGLSLSQNQTQTPSLEDMEPQEKKTLENQELIETHPLETHELVLSTGNAGHHTKEIENTLATDAAPQEEALVEINFDDVPEVHQIVETEGQTEDGSSVLEHSEQRPESQLDEDIVGARSGHGEDGLQYSDEPTSETEGQEKEVKAEREEIDDNEAADISLKLDTSELALSNIGYKGDLDGTILSSKATAGLTNLELKTDFDNDDETDNADASEVENQGNKDPERLNASNETDDPPEDAIDDEKREISRGVIDDAQGQFSVMEEGLPSEFDDGNAGIKSNESEPEKGQEEVAEVMAVEENPMEMKEIALAPVEPQPEDTMEEIEDAVVMPRTSGAEDRAEEVVIDEQGQGRSNGVGEGSIESFHLGAGQTHDDVYQGDQRPPETENDVVDQGTKDEDKEGECSRPQEEEEDIMDIPLDDPEANKAAAKIQAGFRGHMTRKKMKPEEKAEGEEVSTGEALGGSQGGTETGGAGAVEGDDNTSVPEQ; this is translated from the exons ATGGCTGTACCTTTCTCCAACACACACCTACGAGTTCCTCGTGGGTTTGGCTCCATCCTGGAGGGGCTGGCGAGGGAAGTGTTGAGAAACCAGCCTGAAGACATCCCTACTTATGCCCTTCTTTACTTTGAAGGCCTTCTTAAAGAAAGAGAAG AGAGTGGCTTGGACCCTGCTGAGTGGGCGGCAAAAATCGAGGACAGATTCTACAACAACCATTCATTTAAG GCTATTCCACCTGCAACAGATGTTACATCCAACACTGA agaaaggtcaaaaactgaaaatcaaGAAAGTGTTCAAGTAGCCTCACCCCACACAAGGCACCCTGATGGTTTCACTGAATATGTTCAAGAAGAGAGTGATGATCGAGGAACAGTAGAGAAGGTCAAAACTGAAGAGGAGCTCTCACCAGAAGAGTCAGATGACATACTCCAAGTTGCGGGTGTTAGCAGTGAAGATTGTGGCAGGGAAAAAGAGGATGAAGAACAAACGCTTTTCACTGCATATGATAAAGTTGATCAGGAATTGATAGAAAGTGACATCCAGTTTTCGACAGACAAAGATATCAGTCAGTCTGAATTGGATAACACTAGTTTGTTATTATCCCGAGGCGATTCCATGAGAGATGTGTGCGCTGATGAGTTACAAACAATTGAACACGGCGAAAAACCACCCATACAAGAACAAGAGAACAATTTATCAGGTGACGAGATTAGAGACACATCGGACATCGACCAAAGTGCTGATGCTGGAAATGTTAGACAGGAGTTTCCATATTCTGGGCTAGcagatgtggatgtgtgtgctgaGGAACTTCAGCAGACAGACAAAGCAAATGTGGTAGATGATTACCATAAAGCACCTTCTACCAAAGAGGAAGACCTTCCTGGGGGCTTATCGCTGTCccaaaaccaaacacaaacaccttcCCTAGAAGATATGGAACCTCAGGAGAAGAAAACACTGGAGAACCAAGAACTAATTGAGACACATCCTCTAGAAACCCATGAACTTGTACTTTCCACAGGAAATGCTGGTCACCATACGAAGGAAATTGAGAATACGTTAGCTACTGATGCTGCTCCTCAGGAGGAGGCCTTAGTTGAGATTAACTTTGATGATGTCCCCGAAGTTCACCAGATAGTTGAGACTGAAGGTCAGACAGAAGACGGATCTTCGGTCTTGGAACACAGTGAGCAGCGACCAGAGAGCCAGTTGGATGAGGACATCGTTGGGGCTCGGTCTGGTCATGGGGAAGATGGTTTACAATACAGTGATGAGCCCACCTCTGAAACAGAGGGACAAGAGAAGGAAGTGAAGGCCGAAAGGGAGGAAATAGACGACAATGAGGCTGCAGACATCAGCCTGAAGTTGGACACAAGTGAACTAGCCTTGAGCAATATTGGTTACAAAGGAGATTTAGATGGAACAATTTTATCAAGCAAGGCCACTGCAGGTTTGACAAATCTTGAGCTAAAAACTGATTTTGATAACGATGATGAAACAGACAACGCGGACGCAAGTGAAGTTGAAAACCAGGGCAATAAGGATCCTGAAAGACTGAACGCATCCAATGAGACAGACGATCCACCAGAAGACGCCATTGATGATGAGAAGCGAGAAATCAGTCGAGGGGTCATAGACGACGCACAAGGACAGTTCAGCGTGATGGAAGAGGGGCTTCCTTCTGAATTCGATGATGGTAACGCTGGAATAAAATCGAACGAATCCGAACCGGAAAAAGGACAGGAGGAAGTGGCTGAGGTGATGGCAGTAGAGGAGAATCCGATGGAGATGAAGGAAATAGCTCTGGCACCTGTGGAGCCACAGCCTGAGGACACtatggaggagatagaggacgCAGTGGTGATGCCGCGGACCAGCGGGGCAGAAGACCGGGCTGAAGAGGTAGTGATTGATGAACAAGGACAAGGAAGGAGCAATGGCGTGGGGGAGGGGTCCATAGAAAGCTTCCACCTCGGTGCAGGTCAGACACATGATGACGTCTACCAAGGGGACCAAAGGCCGCCGGAGACTGAGAATGACGTCGTGGATCAGGGGACCAAGGATGAGGACAAG GAGGGGGAGTGCAGCAgaccccaggaggaggaggaggacatcatGGACATCCCCCTCGACGACCCTGAAGCCAACAAGGCCGCCGCCAAAATCCAGGCCGGCTTCCGCGGCCACATGACCCGCAAGAAGATGAAGCCGGAGGAGAAGGCcgaaggggaggaggtgagcaCTGGGGAGGCACTCGGCGGCAGCCAGGGGGGCACAG AGACAGGAGGAGCGGGGGCAGTAGAGGGAGACGACAACACATCTGTACCAGAGCAGtga
- the LOC130406199 gene encoding uncharacterized protein LOC130406199 isoform X2, which produces MRFSIYMTMLLLWVSQDPTKCEKTGVVLDTIRVAVGEPLTLNCTYDCSPGFVRGCWSPEEVSGTAGCLGTITQNEVCTVSLQFPNISIEDVGSIQVCYSENTAHPELKRQIERRVELQIHGQRDIPSWTTGSDTASTEIKWTEMITREVAGMNTLQRSIAIVGIALVGLGFFLLVKYKRKGGPVDSVKDRPISLGSHANRSPAREDQSDSEVAYADIVITVRGASSPELAQICYGSHEDQRERWRDETYLSPFPASHLPQISRSADRLNVIPREISRKLSTNSEYAIITYS; this is translated from the exons ATGAGGTTTTCAATTTACATGACAATGCTCCTTCTTTGGGTGAGCCAAG ACCCGACCAAATGTGAGAAAACAGGGGTAGTCCTTGACACCATAAGGGTTGCCGTAGGAGAACCATTAACGTTGAACTGCACATACGACTGTTCCCCTGGGTTTGTCCGTGGCTGTTGGAGTCCTGAAGAAGTCTCTGGCACTGCAGGATGTTTGGGTACAATCACCCAGAATGAAGTCTGCACCGTATCTCTACAGTTTCCAAACATTTCTATCGAAGATGTCGGCTCCATCCAAGTCTGCTACTCTGAGAACACAGCTCACCCGGAGCTGAAGCGACAAATAGAGCGTAGGGTGGAGCTGCAGATTCATG GCCAAAGAGACATTCCCAGTTGGACCACAGGTTCTGACACGGCAAGCACTGAAATCAAATGGACTGAAATGATAACAC GGGAGGTGGCTGGAATGAATACTCTGCAAAGATCCATTGCAATTGTTGGCATTGCCCTtgtggggttagggtttttCCTCTTAGTAAAGTATAAAAGGAAGG gcggCCCTGTTGATTCAGTAAAGGA TCGGCCTATATCACTAGGTTCCCATGCCAACCGATCACCTGCTAGAG AGGACCAGAGCGACAGCGAGGTGGCTTACGCTGACATCGTGATCACTGTCCGAGGGGCGAGCTCACCAGAGCTCGCGCAGATATGTTACGGCAGTCACGAAGACCAAAGAGAG CGCTGGAGAGATGAGACGTACCTGAGCCCCTTCCCTGCGTCTCACCTGCCGCAGATCTCGCGCTCTGCTGACCGACTCAACGTGATCCCGAGAGAAATCTCGCGTAAACTGAGCACCAACTCAGAGTATGCAATTATTACGTATTCGTGA
- the LOC130406199 gene encoding uncharacterized protein LOC130406199 isoform X1, whose product MRFSIYMTMLLLWVSQDPTKCEKTGVVLDTIRVAVGEPLTLNCTYDCSPGFVRGCWSPEEVSGTAGCLGTITQNEVCTVSLQFPNISIEDVGSIQVCYSENTAHPELKRQIERRVELQIHGQRDIPSWTTGSDTASTEIKWTEMITPSIPTQPKDSGEVAGMNTLQRSIAIVGIALVGLGFFLLVKYKRKGGPVDSVKDRPISLGSHANRSPAREDQSDSEVAYADIVITVRGASSPELAQICYGSHEDQRERWRDETYLSPFPASHLPQISRSADRLNVIPREISRKLSTNSEYAIITYS is encoded by the exons ATGAGGTTTTCAATTTACATGACAATGCTCCTTCTTTGGGTGAGCCAAG ACCCGACCAAATGTGAGAAAACAGGGGTAGTCCTTGACACCATAAGGGTTGCCGTAGGAGAACCATTAACGTTGAACTGCACATACGACTGTTCCCCTGGGTTTGTCCGTGGCTGTTGGAGTCCTGAAGAAGTCTCTGGCACTGCAGGATGTTTGGGTACAATCACCCAGAATGAAGTCTGCACCGTATCTCTACAGTTTCCAAACATTTCTATCGAAGATGTCGGCTCCATCCAAGTCTGCTACTCTGAGAACACAGCTCACCCGGAGCTGAAGCGACAAATAGAGCGTAGGGTGGAGCTGCAGATTCATG GCCAAAGAGACATTCCCAGTTGGACCACAGGTTCTGACACGGCAAGCACTGAAATCAAATGGACTGAAATGATAACAC CCTCAATTCCCACCCAACCAAAGGATTCAG GGGAGGTGGCTGGAATGAATACTCTGCAAAGATCCATTGCAATTGTTGGCATTGCCCTtgtggggttagggtttttCCTCTTAGTAAAGTATAAAAGGAAGG gcggCCCTGTTGATTCAGTAAAGGA TCGGCCTATATCACTAGGTTCCCATGCCAACCGATCACCTGCTAGAG AGGACCAGAGCGACAGCGAGGTGGCTTACGCTGACATCGTGATCACTGTCCGAGGGGCGAGCTCACCAGAGCTCGCGCAGATATGTTACGGCAGTCACGAAGACCAAAGAGAG CGCTGGAGAGATGAGACGTACCTGAGCCCCTTCCCTGCGTCTCACCTGCCGCAGATCTCGCGCTCTGCTGACCGACTCAACGTGATCCCGAGAGAAATCTCGCGTAAACTGAGCACCAACTCAGAGTATGCAATTATTACGTATTCGTGA